In Acidobacteriota bacterium, the sequence CAAGCTCAATGCCGAGGTCACCGGTCGCCTCTCGGAGGCCCTCGGCGGCATCCGCATCGTCAAGGTCTACACCGCCGAGAAGCGCGAGCAGCGCATCTTCGCCCGCGGCGTCCACGGTCTGCTGCGCAATGTCGCCAAGTCGGTCACCGCCGTCGCCGGCGTCGGCTCCCTCGCCAGCGTGCTGTTCGGCGGCGTCGGCGTCCTCATGATGGTCCTCGGCGGCCGCGCCATGCTCTCCGGCTCGATGACCCTCGGCGACTTCATCATGTACATCTTCTTCACCGGCATGATGGTCTCGCCGGTGGTCCAGATCGCCTCCATCGGCACCCAGCTCAGCGAAGCCTTCGCCGGCCTCGACCGCATCCGCGAGCTGATGGCGGTGCGTGCCGAAGACGCCGAGGACGGCCGACGCCAGGGCTTGCCGGAGGTGCGCGGCGACATCACCTTCGACGATGTCTCCTTCGAGTACGACGAGGGCGTCCCGGTGCTGCAGGAGATCGACTTCCACGCCCCGGCCGGCACCACCACCGCCCTGGTGGGCTCGAGCGGCTCCGGCAAGAGCACTCTGATCGGCCTGGTGACGGCCTTCTATCGGCCCCTCGGCGGCAGCGTTTCGGTGGACGGCCACGACCTCTCGGAAATCCGCCTCCACGAGTACCGCCGCCACCTCGGCGTCGTGCTGCAGGAGAACTTCCTGTTCGACGGCACCATCGCCGACAACATCGGCTACGGCCATCCGGGAGCCAGCCGCGAGGCCATCGAAGAGGCGGCGCGGGTGGCCCACTGCGACGACTTCGTGCGCGGCTTCGAAGACGGCTACGACACCGTCATCGGCGAACGCGGGGTCAAGCTCTCGGGCGGCCAGCGGCAACGCCTGGCGATCGCCCGGGCCATTCTGGCGGACCCGGCCATTCTGATCCTCGACGAAGCCACCTCGAGCCTCGACAGCGAGAGCGAAGGGCTGATCCAGGAAGCCCTCGGCCGGTTGCGCTCGGGCCGCACCACCTTCGTCATCGCCCACCGCCTCTCGACCATCCAGAGCGCCGACCAGATCCTGGTGATCGAAGGCGGACGCATCGTCGAGCGCGGCACCCACGAGGAGCTGCTGGCGGCGGCCGGCCGCTACCGCGAGCTCTACGACAAACAACACCGCTTCGAGACCAATCGCTTCATCAATCCCGGCGAGGACTTCACCCCCGAGCCCGAGAAGGAAGAGCCACCGGCCGCGCCGCGCAGCTCGATCCTGCGACCGGGCTGAGCCGCGCCGCCCGGCCGATGCCGCCGGCGGGCACGGGAGCTGCATGGGAAGCAACCCCATGAGAGCTCTCGCCGCCGCCCTCGGTCTCGTCCTCACCGTCTCCGTCGTCGCTCCGGCCCTCGGCCAGGTCCAGGTGGTGCTGCCGCGTGCCACCGAGCGCCTGGAAATCGCCGGCCAAGCTTGCCCCGAGCTGCGCCGGACGCCGGTGCGGGATTGGTTCACGGTGATCTACTTCGATCCCGCCATGCTGACCCCCGATGGCATGCGTCGGGCAGCTCTCGCCCTCGCCGACGAGGCCGATCGGCTGGCCGCCCGCGGCCCCGTCGAGGTCGTTCTCGTCGACCCCTATCCGACGCCTTACCTCGATGCCACCGGCGACGCGGCGGCGCTGCGCGAAGGGCTCGAGATCCTCGCCGAGGAGAGCGTGCTCGCCGGCGAGCGGGTCGAGATCCGCGACGAGCGGGCCGCCCTCGGCGACGGTGACTCCGCCCTTCACCAGCAGCTCGCCGGCGAGGAGCAGGCCCTCTGGCGGCGCTCGCGGTCAGCCCTGCTCGACTACCTGGCGATCTCGGCGGCGCGCGGGCCACGCGCGCTGCTGCTGATCGAGGACGGCTTCCCGACCCCAGCCGCCGAGCAACAAATCGCCGCCCACTGGGCCCGCAGCCTGGCCGCCGGCGGCTGGTCGACCCAGGCCGTCGCCCTGGGAGAAGTCCCGACAGCGCTCGCCCCCTCGACCGCGGACCTCGAAGCCCTCGCCGCCGAGAGCGGCGGCTCGGTAGCGACCACCGCGGCCGACCTCGAAGCCTGGCTGACCGCCAGCACCGACTACGACCTGGTGACCTGCGATCTCGCCAGCGAAGACGGTCGACCGGTGACCGTCGGCGCCGTACCGCTTGCGGGAAGCCCACGCTGGACCACCGCCGGGAGCCCGCGCAGCGTCTCCGAGCGGCGCGCCCGGCAGGCCCTCGAGGGCTCCCTCCGAGGAGCCGGCCGCGGCGAGACGCGGCTCCTCCTGAGCGGCGCCCTGCGAGTCGACCGAGAGCAGCGATCGGCCAGCGCTTCCGATCGCCTCGAGGTCTCCCTGCTGTGGTCGAATGCTGCCCCGGAGAGGGAGGAGTCCGAAGCCCTCCGGCCGGGCGCCGCCACCACCGCCCGTCTCACCCTGGTCGCCGAGCGTCTCGATGCCGAGCCCTTCGTTCTCCACGAGGTACACGCCATCGCCGAGCGCTCCGTCGGCACCGACTGGCTGTTCCAGCGGACTCTGTCCGTTTCCGAGGACGTTCGCGTCGTCGCCGTGGTCCTCGAAGACCTCACCAGCGGCGCCTGGGGAGCTCTCAAGCTGCCCTTCGTCAACTCGCCCTTCGCAGCTCCCGTCGGACGCAGCGTGATCACCGCCGGTGAACCGCTGGGATCGGGCACCCTTCAGCCACCGACGGCGGCGGCCGGCGGCGCAGCCGGCACCGCGCCGACGGCGGCGGCTTCGGCGACGGCCACCGAGAGTGACATCGCAGACCGCGTCATCGTTCTCCTGCCGCCCCGGCGAGCCGGGGCCGGCCGCTTTTCAGGGGCAGTGTCCGGCGCCATCAAGGGTCGGATTCGGCTCGAAACGCTGGCCACCAGCGACGCCATCGGTCGCGCCGTCTTCTACCTCGACGACCGCGAGGTGGGACGCGACGAGAAGGCGCCCTTTTCGACCGTCGTGGACCTCGGGGACGAGGCTGTTCCGATGACCCTCAAGGTGGTCGCCGAGACCGTCGGAGGTCGCCCCCTCGCCGAGCACGCCATCGAGATCAACCGCGGCGCCCGCCCCTTCCGGGTGCGCTTCGCCGCTCTCGAAGGCGAGCCGGCAGCGGGCTCGGTGCGGGTGACGGCGGAGGTCCAGGTGCCGCCTCGCCGCCAGCTCGCCCGCGCCGAGCTCTATCGCAACCTGGAGCTGATCGAGACCTTTCCCGCCGCCGAGCTGCAGGACGGCACCCTCGCCGCCGAGGTCGCGACCCCACAGGTACGCCCTGAGGACTACCTGCGAGTGGTCGCCTACCTCGACGACGGCCAGTTCCTGGAAGACGTCGTCCTGCTGTCGGCGCCCGCCCTCTCGGACCGCGTCGACGTCAATCTGGTGGAGATCTACGCCGTCGTCTCGGACCGCGACGGCACCCCGGTTCAAGGCCTTTCCGCCGCCGATTTCGCGGTCGAGCGCAAGGGCGAAACGCTGACCATCGATCGCTTCCAGGTCGCCGACGAGGTGCCGCTGATCATCGGTCTGCTGATCGACACCTCGGAGAGCATGTGGGGCCTGATGCCGGACACCAAAAAGGCCGCCGCCCGCTTCCTGACCGAGACCCTCGCCCCCAGCGACGGCGCCTTCCTGGTCTCCTTCGATGATCGTCCGCGATTGGTCCACGGCGTCAGCCAGGACGTCTTCGACCTGCTGCGCAGCTTCGCCGTGCTCAATCCCGGCGGCAGCACCGCACTCTACGACTCGATCGTCTTTTCCCTCGCTCAGATCGAGGGCAATGCCGGCCGTCGCGCCCTGGTGCTGCTCACCGATGGTCAGGACGCCGGCAGCCGCTTCGGCCACCGGCGCGCCATCGAGCTGGCGCGCAAGCAGGGGGTTCCGATCTATATCCTGTCCCTCGCCGGCCTGGGCAGCGCCAGCCTCGGCGGCCGCCCTGTTCGGCCCTTCCACTACTCGGACCTCGAAGCGGTCACCGCCCGCACCGGCGGCCGCCTGTTCGACATCGACCGCATCGAGCAGCTCGGCGAGGCCTATGCCCAGATCAACGCCGAGCTGCGCAACCAGTACATCCTCGGTCTGAACACCGAAAAGCCCCTCTCGGCTGAAGAGCTCGGAGAAATCGAGGTCGCCGTCGAGGGTCGCGGCCGCCGAGTACGCGCCGCCATCGGATCCAGCGACCGGTGATGTGCGCGCAAGACTAGGCAATGGTCTGGCCGCGGCCCAAAGGGATTAGATTGAGGCCTGCGATGCAGCCCATGGCTTCGCTGGGTCGGGTCCGTGAGGCGAGCTCTCGAACGCTCCAGAGGTGGCCCCATGGCAGATCGAAAGTCGCGGTTCCGGCGTTGGCTACGCACCCTCCTCATCATCGTCGCCGTCTTGGCGATCGTCTACCCGCTGAGCTTCTTCCTTCGCAGGTCGTGGATCGTCCATCAGCTCGCCTCCAGCAGCCGGTTGGCCAACACGCCCCGCGGGCCCGTCGAGTACCTGGAAGGCGGGCGCGGCCCCGCCACTTTGCTGATCCTCCACGGCACCCCCGGTGGCTACGATGAAGGACTGTTGCTGGCGCAGTGGATCCGCGCCGAGAGGTCTTTCCGCTTCATCGCCCCCTCCCGACCCGGATACCTCCGCACGCCGGTCGAAGTCGGCTCGAGCCCTGCCGAAGCGGCGGCGGCGATGATCGCTCTGCTCGACACCCTCGGCGCCACCCGCAGCTCGGTCCTCGCCTGGTCCGGCGCTGGACCGACGGCCCTCGAGCTCGCCGGCCGATACCCGCAACGCATCAGCGCCCTGGTCCTGCTTTCGACTCGGGTTCGCGGTGACGACAAGTATCGCTTCGCCGACCCGTCGGATCGCGGCACGCCGATCGCTGCGGAATCGCTGAGACCAGACACCGGGATCTTCGGCCCCGATGCCAAGGGGTACCTCGGCGCTGTGATGTTTCGGCTGCTGCCGAATCGCTTCTTCGAACGCTACTTCCCCGCCGAGACCCGCAGCATGGGGCTCGCCGTCGAGCGACTACGCCAGCTGAGGACCGTGACCAGCCCGCCGAGCCGCCGCTACCCCGGAAAGGCCAACGACCAGTGGCAGTTCGCATCGCTCGATCCCGAGCCCAGGATGGACGTGCGCGTGCCAACGCTGATCGTCCACAGCCCTGGCGACGAAGCGGTCGATATCTCTCACGCCTACTGGGCCCGGGATCAGATTCCCGGCGCCGAGCTGCTGGAGGTCGAGTCCGAATCCCACTTCACCACCCTCAACCCCGCCTCGACCCGGATCGTCATGGAGTTCCTGCAGGCTCACGCCGAG encodes:
- a CDS encoding VWA domain-containing protein → MRALAAALGLVLTVSVVAPALGQVQVVLPRATERLEIAGQACPELRRTPVRDWFTVIYFDPAMLTPDGMRRAALALADEADRLAARGPVEVVLVDPYPTPYLDATGDAAALREGLEILAEESVLAGERVEIRDERAALGDGDSALHQQLAGEEQALWRRSRSALLDYLAISAARGPRALLLIEDGFPTPAAEQQIAAHWARSLAAGGWSTQAVALGEVPTALAPSTADLEALAAESGGSVATTAADLEAWLTASTDYDLVTCDLASEDGRPVTVGAVPLAGSPRWTTAGSPRSVSERRARQALEGSLRGAGRGETRLLLSGALRVDREQRSASASDRLEVSLLWSNAAPEREESEALRPGAATTARLTLVAERLDAEPFVLHEVHAIAERSVGTDWLFQRTLSVSEDVRVVAVVLEDLTSGAWGALKLPFVNSPFAAPVGRSVITAGEPLGSGTLQPPTAAAGGAAGTAPTAAASATATESDIADRVIVLLPPRRAGAGRFSGAVSGAIKGRIRLETLATSDAIGRAVFYLDDREVGRDEKAPFSTVVDLGDEAVPMTLKVVAETVGGRPLAEHAIEINRGARPFRVRFAALEGEPAAGSVRVTAEVQVPPRRQLARAELYRNLELIETFPAAELQDGTLAAEVATPQVRPEDYLRVVAYLDDGQFLEDVVLLSAPALSDRVDVNLVEIYAVVSDRDGTPVQGLSAADFAVERKGETLTIDRFQVADEVPLIIGLLIDTSESMWGLMPDTKKAAARFLTETLAPSDGAFLVSFDDRPRLVHGVSQDVFDLLRSFAVLNPGGSTALYDSIVFSLAQIEGNAGRRALVLLTDGQDAGSRFGHRRAIELARKQGVPIYILSLAGLGSASLGGRPVRPFHYSDLEAVTARTGGRLFDIDRIEQLGEAYAQINAELRNQYILGLNTEKPLSAEELGEIEVAVEGRGRRVRAAIGSSDR
- a CDS encoding ABC transporter ATP-binding protein; protein product: MSGESKQKSTRHRLTDGWREARQILWARRGRLTVGFMLMIISRLAGLVLPGSSKILFDEVVGAGRAELLMPLAAAAGIATVVQALTSFGLSQLLGVAAQRSITDLRRRVQEHVNRLPVSYFDSTKSGVLISRIMTDAEGIRNLVGTGIVQLIGSLLTAAVAFVVLFWLNWRMTTITLAVLVIFGAIMGFAFSRLRPLFRERGKLNAEVTGRLSEALGGIRIVKVYTAEKREQRIFARGVHGLLRNVAKSVTAVAGVGSLASVLFGGVGVLMMVLGGRAMLSGSMTLGDFIMYIFFTGMMVSPVVQIASIGTQLSEAFAGLDRIRELMAVRAEDAEDGRRQGLPEVRGDITFDDVSFEYDEGVPVLQEIDFHAPAGTTTALVGSSGSGKSTLIGLVTAFYRPLGGSVSVDGHDLSEIRLHEYRRHLGVVLQENFLFDGTIADNIGYGHPGASREAIEEAARVAHCDDFVRGFEDGYDTVIGERGVKLSGGQRQRLAIARAILADPAILILDEATSSLDSESEGLIQEALGRLRSGRTTFVIAHRLSTIQSADQILVIEGGRIVERGTHEELLAAAGRYRELYDKQHRFETNRFINPGEDFTPEPEKEEPPAAPRSSILRPG
- a CDS encoding alpha/beta hydrolase produces the protein MADRKSRFRRWLRTLLIIVAVLAIVYPLSFFLRRSWIVHQLASSSRLANTPRGPVEYLEGGRGPATLLILHGTPGGYDEGLLLAQWIRAERSFRFIAPSRPGYLRTPVEVGSSPAEAAAAMIALLDTLGATRSSVLAWSGAGPTALELAGRYPQRISALVLLSTRVRGDDKYRFADPSDRGTPIAAESLRPDTGIFGPDAKGYLGAVMFRLLPNRFFERYFPAETRSMGLAVERLRQLRTVTSPPSRRYPGKANDQWQFASLDPEPRMDVRVPTLIVHSPGDEAVDISHAYWARDQIPGAELLEVESESHFTTLNPASTRIVMEFLQAHAEGDPVLPNRPQPARPDLGGPQ